The following nucleotide sequence is from Salvia miltiorrhiza cultivar Shanhuang (shh) chromosome 7, IMPLAD_Smil_shh, whole genome shotgun sequence.
CCAATAAGGTGTTCATGGTAGGATTGAATACCCGTGATTATATCACGAATAATCTCTCCGTCTTCGCCGCGACGGATGTTCGTCACGAGCGCTCGATTATTCCAGTTGAGGTCGTCTATTAGACGAGTAGTCTCTCTCTCCAAATTTTGAAGAGAATTCCTGTATACaatacatctcggacactcgtccggatccataatatttaatggagtctcctcccacataggttaattataaaataaattaaatataatataattcctcaataaaaacccgctctgataccattttagaCGAAGCTCGGGGAACGCATGAGATTTacaaattatacaaaattttgagagagaaaattgGATTATCTATGCCTTTTCGCAAAGTAGGGGTTTTTTTATGTGAATAAAGATTTTAGAAGGGGTCAGaatatgaattatttggaaTTGAATGAAAGTTGGTGTTCACATGTCATCATCTTAATATGGGAGTGTAAAAAACAGAGTGTAGGAAAGACTTTACCCCAAATTGATATCAAGGAGAGGAAGCTCCAGAGTTAATTTGAAAGGACAGAATTTGGGAAAAGTAGATTTAAAACTATACCATGAGTTTGTCGGCGGcaggggcggcggcggtggcttcATCGGCGACGGATGATGGTCATCCCTTACATCATGAattggcggtggcggtggcggacGTTACTGCAATATCCATTCAAGATCGCAAGGATCAGACCCTTCTTGGTCAGTTATTCAAACCCTCTGCAtttccttcttctctttcttaaATACTGATCTCTAATTCTCTGTTTTTTGTTTCTATAACTTGAATTGCTGTCAAATTTAGTATACATATATGGTGGTTGTTGGTATTTTGACAATATTGAAGAGAAATCAAATTACTCTATATGATATGATGTCAAGGATTTCGTCTGAGTTCAGTGGGCCTTACAATGTAAATCAAGTCAATTTCAGTTCCGTTGCCAAAGAATTAACACATGTAAACCTTTTTGATTAGGTTGCTTGAATCCTTTTTGTATTAAACTTGGATAAACCTTGTCTATggaaaaattgattaaaaatataaCGATTTTAAACATAAGCTAGACTATTGAAAGATGTTCTGTGACTTTCTGTATCCAATCTGATTTGTTCGTAGACCTTCTGTTGGAGCCACAAATGTGAAGTGTGGTTCCTTGCTCGGTTTATGGTATCTTTTTTGCCCATCTGTTACATGCTTGATGCTTGTATATTTGAAATGGGCTGCGCCATTTTAACATGAAATCAAGATGTAGCATTTCATTCTTGTTACATTTCGATGTTTGCTTGATTTTCATTCATATAAAAATTCTCAAACACGTTGGAGGCATATTTGTAGCATTTCATGCTTGGTTGCGCttgatgttatttttattttttgttattaggACCGTTGTGCAAACATGTTGGACTAAGATATGGAGTTGGTTGTTCAGAAAAGTTATATCAATGAATTAGAATTTTTCCCATTAGATCTATGAACTCAAAATAACTTATATGATCACTTATGTTAGTAATATCTTAGGAGCCTTGGCTTTGATAGAGACATCTCATGCTCTTTTTGTTATGGAGGCAACATGAAGGTTTTTCAAGTATAAAGTTAATTGTTCAAAAGCTGAAATCTAGTTCTCTGCTAATAAGATAACTATAACATGTTATTAACCATTTTTCATTATGAGTTTAGCTATTCTTatgaagaaagagaagaaataattaatgaatAATCACATTTTTCAGTATGATGATTTATGTCTTGATGCTTTTCCTCTGGTATGATTGGTTTTTAAAAATGAAGCACAACCTTATGgtaaacaagaaaaagcaattCTGTAAAATGTGTATATGGATAAAGTTGTATCATTAAACAGATCTATCGGATTGCTTCAATTTATTTCATGTCTCTGATGTtcaaccaaaaaggaaaggatAAAGTTACCTTTTTTTCTGCAGCGCTTAAGTCTGAGTTGATGGGGAAACTCGATAAAGAGGTTAAATCTCTAGATGATGATAGCTGGATGTTCGATGGACCTCGATCACGTATTAATTTGATTTCGCGACCAGGTAAATTGGCACAATAAAAAATGTAGCTTCTGCTGAAAATGCATCCATGTGGTAGGTCAACTTAGAGGAATTTCTGattataatttagaaaaaaggaaagaagtgCATTTGTTGGGAACTCCAAAGAATAATGAAATTaatctttatttattatttgatttaagaGAATGACTCTGGTACATCAGACTTACTAAATAATGTTATGTTATTCTCAAAATTTGGAGAGGGCATACAGTACAAGTTTATATCTTTGACTAGGTGCAATTCTCTAGTGAAAAATGTATCAATAAGCACAAGAGCTAGGAGAATAAGAAACTATGTAATTCTCATGCTCTTGTATGATAATCTGCAATGATTATGTAGCAATTTTAGAATAATAAAATTCTGCTCCTAAAGTGAGAAAAAGATAAATTCTTTAGGGGCATGAGGCGTTGCTGCTGACTCTTCTAAGGAGTAAGGAACAATCACAGCATCTGAAAGGCTAGTGGAGGCAAACCAATTAAGTTTGCGTGCCCTCCGGGTGTGTCTTTAACAAGGGGTCTTGGTCCCAATTTGAACAATAGTTTATCGAGTACTTTTGACACCCTAGTTCAGAAAAGGAGAATGAAAGTATATAGGACACATGGAAGATTGAAACCATTTGCAGAAAATGTATTCCATGGGCCAACAATGTTTAGAGTCTTGCCATTAGTGTATT
It contains:
- the LOC130993053 gene encoding protein SAMBA, with the translated sequence MSLSAAGAAAVASSATDDGHPLHHELAVAVADVTAISIQDRKDQTLLALKSELMGKLDKEVKSLDDDSWMFDGPRSRINLISRPGGLRHGHKKLSACHDMAPRK